One window from the genome of Dolosigranulum savutiense encodes:
- a CDS encoding ATP-grasp domain-containing protein, with protein MNFLWVSPHYPPNFQTFIEALDNTEMTVLGIGQEPYDHLSDVLKEHLTEYFRVDDLENREEVIRAVAFLIYKHGPIDRVESNNEHWLELDATIREQFNIAGLRPNDLIPTRYKSEMKRSFKACDAPVVDGELIAAVSEIDEAIEALGGLPVIAKPDSGVGASATYKLESKADVADFKQSWAEEVPYFLEPFVSGELCTYDGLLDQEGNIVFEASFTHNIPTLDIMNESTDMYIVIDREVDPKLREIGRRILSEFNMTERFFHLEFFRLPDGNYITLEYNNRMTGGFVIDAYNHLFSHDLFKHYALVVKDEAFDNPHFKKRLGVVVTRRNETNYQHSLDEIYQHYGDRVRGRDAIRGIIADMQGDQWMLITCEDKSEIDEIVEFTQATI; from the coding sequence ATGAATTTTTTATGGGTATCACCACATTATCCACCTAACTTTCAAACATTTATTGAAGCACTTGATAATACTGAGATGACCGTTTTGGGGATTGGTCAAGAACCGTATGATCATTTAAGTGATGTCTTAAAGGAGCATTTAACAGAATATTTCCGAGTAGATGATTTAGAAAATCGTGAAGAAGTTATTCGAGCGGTTGCTTTCTTGATTTATAAGCATGGACCGATTGACCGGGTGGAATCTAATAATGAACACTGGTTAGAACTAGATGCGACTATTCGCGAACAATTTAATATTGCTGGCTTACGGCCTAATGATTTAATCCCAACGCGTTATAAGTCTGAGATGAAGCGTTCATTCAAGGCGTGTGATGCGCCAGTTGTGGATGGAGAGTTGATAGCGGCGGTGAGTGAAATTGACGAAGCGATTGAAGCTTTAGGAGGACTGCCTGTTATTGCCAAGCCGGATAGTGGTGTTGGCGCCAGTGCAACTTATAAGTTAGAATCTAAAGCAGATGTGGCAGACTTTAAGCAAAGTTGGGCCGAGGAAGTACCTTATTTCTTAGAGCCATTCGTAAGTGGTGAATTATGTACGTATGATGGCTTGTTAGATCAAGAAGGGAATATTGTGTTCGAAGCGAGCTTTACGCATAATATACCAACGTTGGATATTATGAATGAATCAACGGATATGTATATTGTGATTGATCGTGAAGTAGACCCCAAATTGCGTGAGATTGGCCGTCGTATTTTATCCGAATTCAATATGACAGAGCGGTTCTTCCACCTTGAGTTTTTCCGCTTGCCAGACGGGAACTATATTACCTTAGAGTACAATAATCGGATGACGGGTGGGTTTGTAATTGATGCGTACAATCATCTATTCTCACATGATCTATTCAAACATTATGCCTTAGTGGTCAAAGATGAAGCCTTCGATAATCCGCACTTCAAGAAGCGATTAGGAGTCGTTGTGACACGCCGAAACGAAACAAATTATCAGCATTCTCTTGATGAGATTTATCAACATTATGGTGACCGCGTGCGCGGTAGGGATGCGATTCGTGGCATTATTGCTGATATGCAAGGGGATCAGTGGATGTTGATCACCTGCGAAGACAAATCCGAAATTGACGAGATTGTTGAATTCACTCAAGCGACAATATAA